A stretch of Oxobacter pfennigii DNA encodes these proteins:
- a CDS encoding nuclease-related domain-containing protein, with product MILILLPIIVAIIYFYFDKKKYDKSEYKEASGITYFKAMTDDGYRGENLTYVTLQGIQGYHKTLVNAYIPKEKGGTTELDIVFIHQTGIYVLESKNYSGWIFGNEKNKYWAQTFKTGRKERFANPIWQNNLHINSLSKLLNIDKEYMRSIIVFSQRCTLKSIEINSSAIKVINRNNLIRVINEYVCTSNAVFTKRDIDDFYNIINKFTHASAKLKKEHIKAIGYNK from the coding sequence ATGATTTTAATACTATTACCAATAATTGTTGCAATAATATATTTTTATTTTGATAAAAAGAAATATGATAAGAGTGAATATAAGGAAGCATCCGGTATTACATATTTTAAAGCAATGACTGACGATGGATATCGTGGAGAAAATCTCACATATGTGACGTTACAGGGTATACAAGGTTATCACAAAACACTTGTTAATGCATATATACCCAAAGAAAAAGGTGGGACAACTGAACTTGATATAGTGTTCATACATCAAACAGGTATATATGTTCTGGAATCGAAGAACTATAGCGGTTGGATATTCGGAAATGAGAAAAATAAATATTGGGCTCAAACATTTAAAACTGGCAGGAAAGAGCGTTTCGCTAATCCAATATGGCAAAACAATTTACATATAAATTCGCTGTCAAAATTACTAAATATAGATAAAGAGTATATGAGATCAATAATAGTTTTTAGCCAGAGATGCACTCTTAAGTCAATAGAGATAAATTCCAGTGCTATTAAAGTTATCAATAGAAATAATCTGATACGGGTAATTAATGAATATGTATGCACATCTAATGCAGTATTTACTAAGCGCGATATAGATGATTTTTATAATATCATAAATAAATTTACTCATGCATCAGCAAAATTAAAGAAAGAGCATATTAAAGCAATAGGCTATAATAAATAG